The following are from one region of the Corylus avellana chromosome ca1, CavTom2PMs-1.0 genome:
- the LOC132171814 gene encoding putative disease resistance protein RGA1 yields MAEQLLSVVVEGIIKTLGSLAVEEIGLLWGVKDELQSLTNTVSTIKDVLLDAEDKKAAGDRAVQRWLRRLEDAMYDADDLLDEISTEALRRDIMTCNKKAKKVRIFFSESNQLAYRFKMVHKIKAIRKRLDTINADRRFHLEVRTVETRVVNRERDNTHSLVRAETIIGREDDKKAVMDLLMDSNVEENVSILPIVGIGGLGKTTLAQFVFNDKQIQKHFELKMWVCVSDIFDVKNIIAQILESATKKKPEAVEMDTLVNYLLKEIEGKKYFLVLDDVWNGDHGKWCRLKQVLMGGARGSRIVVTTRNEIVARTIRKESVARIIGTVESYSLKGLDEEASWSLFKHKAFEKGREPENSIIVALGKEIVQKCIGVPLAITTIGSLMGSKNPETEWLSFKNNELSKVSENENDILLTLKLSYDHLPSHLKHCFAYCCLFPKDYEIDTSKLVKLWIAQGFVKSSHDQNRCLEEVGKEYLMDLLWRSFFQEAQMDEFGDVIECKMHDLMHDLAISVVGSLIATLDDKERNLDEKTRHVSLLGYNKPISSLCEASRIRTFLFLYDRKYLNYKIDCDELFSSFKFLRMLDLSFRNLDSVPNSIGELKHLRYLDLSHNKNIKKLPDSITRLQNLQTLRLVWCRSLKKLPRDIKKLVNLRHLEIDYCDSLTYMPCGLGQLNNLRTLTKFVLHSGSHSKHCGGLQELNGLNKLRGRLEIRNLGHGKGVALEYKAANLKEKQHLHSLSLRWSSEEYVNDWDDVNDKMPLEGFQPPPNLKHLYLFFYRGSRLPSWVLLPTNLVTLALLGCSTLKSLPPGIQHLTSLQHLNLLGCPDLELANDENGMQWKGLTSLVSLHFSGLSKLVSLPSGLQHVTTLQELQIWSCESLTAIPKWIHNFKSLQAFQICRCPGLTSLPEGMGRLTSLQRLKIDDCPILLRRCERGTGEDWAKIAHIPELYLGHPSLHEENSSTHASSTIQ; encoded by the exons ATGGCAGAACAACTTCTGTCCGTTGTTGTTGAGGGAATCATTAAGACTTTGGGCTCACTGGCTGTCGAAGAGATCGGACTGCTCTGGGGTGTCAAAGATGAGCTTCAAAGCCTCACCAACACTGTTTCTACAATCAAAGATGTGCTTCTTGATGCGGAGGACAAAAAGGCTGCTGGAGACCGTGCTGTTCAACGTTGGCTCCGAAGGCTAGAAGATGCCATGTATGATGCAGACGACTTGCTGGATGAAATTTCCACTGAAGCTCTACGAAGAGATATAATGACTTGTAATAAGAAGGCCAAAAAGGTACgcattttcttttctgaatCAAACCAGTTAGCCTATCGTTTTAAAATGGTGCATAAGATTAAGGCCATAAGAAAGAGGTTAGACACCATCAATGCTGATAGGAGATTTCACTTAGAGGTACGTACTGTGGAGACACGAGTGGTGAACAGGGAGAGGGATAACACTCATTCTTTGGTACGTGCGGAAACAATTATTGGTCGAGAGGATGATAAGAAGGCTGTTATGGACCTTTTGATGGACTCCAACGTTGAAGAGAATGTGTCAATTCTTCCAATTGTTGGCATCGGTGGATTGGGAAAGACTACACTTGCTCAATTTGTATTCAATGATAAACAAATCCAAAAAcattttgagctcaaaatgTGGGTGTGTGTCTCTGATATCTttgatgttaaaaatattattgctCAAATCTTAGAATCTgcaacaaagaagaaaccagAAGCCGTCGAAATGGATACATTGGTAAACTATCTTCTAAAAGAAATCGAAGGAAAGAAATACTTCCTAGTGTTGGATGATGTGTGGAATGGCGATCATGGAAAATGGTGTCGCTTGAAACAAGTGCTGATGGGTGGAGCAAGAGGTAGTAGAATAGTAGTGACTACTCGCAATGAAATTGTTGCAAGGACCATCCGCAAGGAAAGCGTTGCAAGGATTATCGGGACAGTTGAATCATATTCCTTAAAAGGTTTAGACGAAGAGGCATCATGGTCTTTATTTAAGCATAAGGCGTTTGAGAAAGGACGAGAGCCGGAGAATTCAATCATCGTTGCACTTGGGAAGGAGATCGTACAAAAGTGTATTGGTGTCCCTCTAGCCATAACGACAATCGGAAGTTTAATGGGCTCAAAAAATCCTGAAACTGAGTGGCTGTCTTTTAAGAACAATGAACTCTCAAAAGTATCTGAGAATGAAAATGACATCTTACTAACTTTGAAGCTTAGTTATGATCATCTTCCTTCACACTTGAAGCACTGCTTTGCTTATTGTTGTTTGTTTCCAAAAGATTACGAGATTGATACATCAAAACTGGTTAAACTTTGGATAGCACAGGGGTTTGTTAAGTCATCCCATGATCAAAATCGATGCTTGGAAGAGGTTGGTAAAGAGTATCTTATGGATTTACTATGGAGATCATTCTTTCAAGAAGCTCAAATGGATGAGTTTGGTGACGTAATTGaatgcaaaatgcatgacctCATGCATGATCTTGCGATTTCAGTGGTAGGATCGTTGATCGCGACATTAGATGATAAGGAGAGAAACCTTGATGAGAAAACTCGTCATGTATCGTTACTTGGCTACAATAAACCTATTTCTTCATTGTGTGAAGCAAGTAGGATACgaacatttctttttctctatgaCCGTAAGTACCTTAATTATAAGATTGATTGTGATGAGcttttttcaagtttcaagttcTTGCGCATGTTGGATCTGTCATTTAGAAATCTTGATTCTGTGCCAAACTCTATTGGGGAGTTGAAGCATTTAAGGTATCTTGATctttctcacaataaaaatatcaagaagTTACCAGATTCTATAACTAGGttgcagaatttgcaaacactaagACTCGTGTGGTGTCGGTCACTTAAGAAATTACCGAGAGAcattaaaaaattggtcaatCTCAGGCATCTTGAGATAGATTATTGTGATTCTTTGACTTATATGCCATGTGGATTGGGGCAACTGAATAATCTTCGGACGTTAACAAAATTTGTGCTTCACTCGGGTTCTCACTCCAAGCATTGTGGTGGTTTACAAGAACTGAACGGACTAAATAAGCTAAGAGGAAGATTAGAGATTAGAAATCTGGGACATGGGAAAGGTGTTGCATTAGAATATAAGGCTGCAAATCTAAAGGAGAAACAACATCTTCATTCTTTGAGTTTACGCTGGAGTAGTGAAGAATATGTCAATGATTGGGACGATGTCAATGATAAAATGCCATTGGAAGGCTTCCAACCACCCCCAAATCTGAAACATCTATACTTATTTTTCTATCGGGGTTCAAGGCTTCCGAGTTGGGTTTTGTTACCCACAAATCTTGTAACTTTGGCGCTACTTGGTTGCAGCACGTTAAAGTCTCTCCCCCCAGGTATACAACATCTCACTTCCCTTCAACACCTGAATCTTCTGGGTTGTCCTGACCTTGAGCTAGCCAATGATGAGAATGGGATGCAATGGAAAGGCCTTACAAGCCTCGTCTCTCTTCACTTCTCAGGACTTTCAAAATTGGTGTCTCTCCCCTCAGGGCTTCAACATGTTACTACTCTACAAGAGCTCCAGATTTGGAGTTGTGAAAGCTTGACGGCCATACCAAAGTGGATCCACAACTTCAAATCACTTCAAGCCTTTCAAATTTGTAGATGCCCCGGTTTGACATCACTGCCCGAAGGAATGGGTAGGCTAACGTCTTTGCAGAGGCTAAAAATTGATGATTGTCCCATCTTATTGCGAAGATGCGAGAGAGGCACAGGTGAGGATTGGGCAAAGATTGCTCACATTCCAGAGTTATACTTGGGGCATCCCTCTCTGCATGAAGAAAATTCAAGCACCCACGCATCTTCTACCATTCAG tga